From the genome of Scyliorhinus torazame isolate Kashiwa2021f chromosome 23, sScyTor2.1, whole genome shotgun sequence:
TTCCTATTGCCTCCCCGGGCGGGTGAAGAGGTTGGCTCCCTTGCGGAGAACCCCCAAGTAAGCGTCCTTGAACTGTCGGTTCATTATGGCGTAGAGGATGGGGTTGATGCAGCTGTTCAGCCAGGTGAAATTGCCAGCCACCATGTGGACGAGAACGGGGGCCCGCTTCTTCCCGTCCACCACATGCAGAAAGCAGAAGGGGAAGTAGCAGGTCACGTAGACGAGGAACATTGCGAAGCACATGCGGGTCACCTTCCGGAACtcggcgctgctgctcctcttggctTGGCAGCCGGAGGATCCGCTCTCCCCACCCTGGAAGACCACTTCGGTGCCAGGGGCTGCGGTCTCAACGCTCGTGGCATCAGTCGACCTTGTGGGCGCCTCCCCGGACAGGGAGTTGGCGCTGGGGCCGTCGGCGATCCCACTGTCCGCAGTGGAGACCCCAGCCGCCATTGGCTTCCTCCCGCGACCATCGCCCTCCAGCCGGTACCCGTCCAGTGCCTGGGCCGCCGCCTTCACCTTGCGATGGATGAGGAAGTAAAAGATCCCGATGCAGCTGAGCCCAAGGCCGAACATGAAGAACATGAGGATGGTGGTGTAAGGCCTCCCCCGCTCCCGGTGGAAGCTGCACGTGCAGACTGGCGGCAGGAAGACATAGATATTCCAGAGAGGCCCGAAAAGCGCCAGGCCCAACAACCAGGGCAGGGCCACGAAGAAGGGCATCGTGTGGCGGGAGAAGACCCGGTCGAACCTCCGGGTGTCCGAGATGAGGACGTAGCGGCTCATGGCGATAAGGATCAGGCTGAAGATGGAGACGGAGTTAGCCAGAAAGAGGACCAGGCCGAAGACACGGCACATGCCCTCGCCTTGCCGCCAGGCGAAGTGGATGAAGGTGTCGGTCGTCACCGGTTGGAGGAAGGCGCAGTAGATGAGGTCGGCCACCGTCAGGTTGAGGATGAGCACGTTGAGGCGGGTGCGGATCTTCTTGTCCGTGGCGAAGGCCAGCACGGTCATGACGTTGCCCACGGTCCCCACGGCCGTCACCAGGATCCCCAGCAGGGCGCCAAAGTAGCGGTAGTTGACGACAGCCGGGTGGCAGGTCACGTTGCTGAAGGAGGAGTTGGGATCCATCGAGCTCCCCTTGTGAGAAAGGCCGCAACCGAAGACCACAATTGAAATTCACAATCGAAAACGACACTTGAAGGCCACAATCACGACCACAATCGACCTGAAGAGGAAAGGAGCGTCTTGAGATTGGCGACGGGCAGCGATGGTGTCTCGACCCGATGAGTGCAGTGGTTGTGACGACTGCCCTGCCTCTGCCCGGCTCTTGCTCGGAGCCCCTTTATAGAGCAGTGCGGCTGCGGAGAGTTTGCACAAACTGTTCCTCTGACGCCCGGTTTGTTCCAGACCTGCTTCCTTTTTCTGAAGCTTCCTCTCCAAATCACCCAGAGAGAcatagagggggagacagagatagagagagagacggaatttCCATGACCCAGAATTTGGCAATACTTGGAACGATTCCGCGAAACCTTCAGGGGTTTGCAGTCAGAACCAAAACGCCGACGTCATACGGGTGAGCAACAAACCGTACAGGGACCAAACCGACGTAGTCGAAACCACAGCCCAGTTGGGAAAGGGTCGACGTCGGGAAGGTGCTTACTCTGAAGTGCCAGATAGACCAGAACAAGTGCGGATCAGTATCAGATGGTCACTAGAAAATCAActcgggttggggagggtagggGCTGATGGAATTCAGGAAATACCGCTTCACTCCATAGAGTATATTATGGACGATGACGGCCACTGTGCATATCAAGTAAAATAACAGTCTCTGCTGATATTATAGTGAATAATACACTCAGTGAATATATAGAGAATAACGGACTCTGTGTATATAAGagagaataacagtcgctgtgCATATTATAAAGAAAAACATTCGCTGagcatattatggagaataacagtccctgtgaatattatagagaataacagtctctgtgtatattatagagaataccagTGTCTGTGGAGATTATAGATAATAGCAGCCTCTCTGAATATTACAGACTAGAAcagtctctgtatatattatagagaataactgcccttgtgtatattattgtgaataacaacccctgtgtatattatagagattaacagcctCTGTGAATGTAATAGAGAAGAACAGTCCcagtgtatataatagagaataacattatctgtgtatattgtagagaataacagtccctgtgcatatAATAGAGAACAATattgtctgtgtatattatagagaacaacagtctctgtgtatattatagagaataactgccgctgtgtatattatagagaataacagcccctgtatatattatagagaataacattctATGTGTATATTATTGtgactaacagcccctgtgtatattatagagaataacagtccctttgaatgtaatagagaataacagtctctgtgaatattatagagaataacagtcactgtgtttaTTATAGGtaacaacagtctctgtgtatattacaaagaataacagcccctgtatagattaaagagaataacagtccctctctATATCATAGATaattacagtctctgtgtatattatagagaacaacggtctctgtgtatattgtagagattaACATcccccgtgtatattatagagaataacagcccctgtatatattgtagagaataacattctctgtgtatattatagagaacaacagtctctgtgtatattatagagaacaacagtttGTGTATATTACAACGAATAACAACCGTAGTATATATCAAacagaataacagtccctctgtatattatcGATACTAACAGTCTCagggtatattatagagaacaacagagtctgtgtatattatagagaatagcagtctctgtgtatattacaaagaataagagcccctgtatatattaaagagaataacagtccatctggatattatagataataacagtctctgtgtatattatggagaacaacggtctctgtgtatattatagagaataacatccccAGTTTGTATTAaaaagaataacagcccctgtgtatattgtagagaataacagcccctgtgtatatgagagaataactgcccctgtgtaattatagaatgaaagcccctgtgtatattatagagaataacagcccttgcgtatattatagagaataccagtcgctgtctatattatagagaatagcagccatctgaatattatagaggagaacagtctctgtgtatattatagagaataacagtatctgtgtatattatagagaataacagcccctgtgtttctaatagagaataacagtatttgtgcatattatagagaataacagtctctgtgtatattatagagaaaacaGTCTCTGTGTGTATGACAAAGAATAACAGCCCCTCCTTATTTttaagagaataacagtccctctgtatattatagataataacagtctctgtgtgtattatagagaataacgttctctgtgtatattatagaaaacaacagtccctgtgtatattacaaagAATAACAGCCGTAGTATATATTAAGcagaataacagtccctctgtatattatagataataacagtctctgtgtattttatagagaacaacagtctctgtgtatattatagataataacagtctctgtgtatacttTAGAtactaacagtctctgtgtatattacaaagAATATCAGCCCCTGTATATtttaaagagaataacagtccctctgtatattattgataataacagtctctgtgtatattatagagaataacattctctgtgtatattatagatactaacagtctctgtgtatgttacagagaataactgcccctgtgtatattcaagagaatagcagcccctgtatatattgaagagaataacaatctctgtatattatagagaataatattctctgtgcatattatagagaacaacagtctctgCGAATATTATAAAGCATAACAGCCGTAGTatatattaaagagaataacagtccctctgtatattatagataatgacaatctctgtgtatattatgtagAACAACggactctgtgtatattatagagaataagagCCCCTGTTTTTATTAAAAATAATAACAACCccagtgtatattgtagagaataacagcccctgtgtaattatagagaataacagcccctgtgtctatgatagagaataacagatcctgtgttattatagataataacagcccctgtgtaattATAGAATGAAagccccggtgtatattatagagaacaacagtctctgtgtatattacaatGAATAACAGCCGCAGTATAGATTAAAGTGACTAACAGTCTCTCTGTAGCTTATGGATACTAACAGTCTATATGGATATTCTAGAGGACAACAGACTCTGTGTTTATTACAGAGAACAACGGCCCCTGTTTttattaaagagaataacagcccctgtgtatattctaaagaataacagtccctgtgtatattttagagaataacagtaTGTGTGTATATTAAAGGGagttacagtccctgtgtatattttcgaggataacagtccctgtgtatattaaagagaataacagtccatatgtatattatagagaatagcagcccctgtgtgtaTTGTGGCGAATAAGAgcctctctgtatattatagacattaacagcccctgtatatattatagagaataacagtgcctgtgtatattatggagaacatCAGCTCCTGTAGACATTACCGCGAATAACAGCCTTGTGTACATTACAGAGAATAccagtcgctgtgtatattatagagaataacagtctctgtgtatattttcgAGAATAACAGCCCAGGTGtacattatagggaataacagtctctgtgtatattatagagaacaacagtctctgtgtatattacgaagaataacagcccctgtatatattatagagaataacaatcagtGTGTATATtaaagggaataacagtccctgtgtatattatagagaataacggcCCCTGTgtaattatagagaataacagcaccTGTGTAATTATAGAATgaaagcccctgtgtatattatagagaataacagtccctgcgtatattatagagaataccagtctctgtctatattatagagaataccagtctctgtctatattatagagaatagcaggctcctgaatattatagaGGGGAACagtatctgtgtatattatagagaataacagtatctgtgtatattatagagaataacagcccctgtgtttataatagagaataacagtatttgtgcatattatagagaataacagtccctgtgtatattatagagaataacattctCTGTGTATAGgatagagaacaacagtctctgtgtatattatagatactAACAGTCTATGTGGATATTGTAGAGAATAATAGtccctgtgtatataatagagaatagcagcccctgtgtacattatagacaATAACAGGccctgtgtatattaaagagaatgatagtccctgtgtatatcatagagaataaccgtttctgtgtatattatagagaataatagaacctgtgtatattatagagaataacagccactgtgtatattgtagagaataacagtctctgtgtatattataaataATAACAACCCCTGTATATATtgaagagaataacagtccctctggatattatagataataacagtctcagtgtatattatggagaacaacggactctgtgtatattatagagaataacagccactgtgtatattatagagaataacagtctctgtgtatattatagagaataacagcccctgtatatATTGAAGAGAATCAAAGTCACTCTggatattatagataataacagtctctgtgtatattatggagaactaCTGActctgtgtatagtatagagaataacagcccctgtttttattaaagagaataacagccccagtgtatattgtagagaataacagctcctgtgtatatgatagagaataacagccctgtgtaattatagagaataacagcccctgtgtaattATAGAATGCCAGCCCCTGTGTGTATTATGGCGAatcacagtctctgtgtatattacagagaataacagcccctgtgtatattatagagaataccagTGCCTGGGGAGATTTTTCGAGAATAGCAGCCGCTCTGATTATTACAGACTAGAACAGTCTctttgtatattatcgagaataacagtatctgtgtatattatagagaacaacagactctgtgtatattatagagaacaacagtctctgtgtatgttaCAAAGAATAACAGCCGCTGTATATATAAAAGAGAACAACATTCCCTCTGTATAATATAggtaataacagtctctgtgtatattacagcgAACAACAGACtctgagtatattatagagaacaacagtctctgtgtatattacaaagaataactgtccctgtatatattaaagagaatagcagcccctctgaatattatagataataacagtctctgtgtatgttatagagaataacagtatctgtgtatattatagagaataactgtccctgtgtatattattgagaacaAACTActctgtgtatataatagagaacagtctctgtgtatattacaaaTAATAACAGCCCCTGTATATATTAAAGAGACTAACA
Proteins encoded in this window:
- the LOC140399585 gene encoding G-protein coupled receptor 84-like; translated protein: MDPNSSFSNVTCHPAVVNYRYFGALLGILVTAVGTVGNVMTVLAFATDKKIRTRLNVLILNLTVADLIYCAFLQPVTTDTFIHFAWRQGEGMCRVFGLVLFLANSVSIFSLILIAMSRYVLISDTRRFDRVFSRHTMPFFVALPWLLGLALFGPLWNIYVFLPPVCTCSFHRERGRPYTTILMFFMFGLGLSCIGIFYFLIHRKVKAAAQALDGYRLEGDGRGRKPMAAGVSTADSGIADGPSANSLSGEAPTRSTDATSVETAAPGTEVVFQGGESGSSGCQAKRSSSAEFRKVTRMCFAMFLVYVTCYFPFCFLHVVDGKKRAPVLVHMVAGNFTWLNSCINPILYAIMNRQFKDAYLGVLRKGANLFTRPGRQ